The Luteimonas sp. YGD11-2 genome has a window encoding:
- the ntrC gene encoding nitrogen regulation protein NR(I), translating to MADGAQVWVVDDDRAVRFVLAAALSEAGYEVSAFDGAAAALGALGQRPPPQLLFTDVRMPGEDGLVLLERLKAAQPQLPVIVMSAYTDVASTAGAFRGGAHEFLSKPFDLDDAVALAARTLRPAAMPAAATPVVDSSADALIGDTPPMRELFRAIGRLAQAPLNVLITGETGTGKELVARALHRESPRARRPFIAMNTAAVPSELLESELFGHEAGAFTGAHKRHVGRFEQADGGTLFLDEIGDMPLPLQTRLLRVLAEAEFFRVGGRELIRVDVRVVAATHQDLDALVAAGRFRADLLHRLDVVRLHLPPLRARRDDVPTLADAFLAAAAQRFAAPVKRLDAGARERLRAHDWPGNVRELENLCWRLAALAPAEVIGAGDVRAALSPGRAAQGGGIAVTWDDALAAWARERLAAGEPDLHAQARERLDQVLLDAALEHTGGRRSEAAARLGLGRNTLTRKLGPRRPAR from the coding sequence ATGGCTGATGGCGCGCAGGTCTGGGTGGTCGACGACGACCGTGCGGTGCGCTTCGTGCTGGCCGCCGCGCTCAGCGAGGCCGGCTACGAGGTGTCGGCCTTCGACGGCGCCGCCGCCGCGCTCGGCGCGCTGGGGCAACGGCCGCCGCCGCAGCTGCTGTTCACCGACGTGCGCATGCCCGGCGAGGACGGCCTGGTGCTGCTCGAGCGGCTGAAGGCCGCGCAGCCGCAGCTGCCGGTGATCGTGATGTCGGCCTATACCGACGTCGCCAGCACCGCCGGGGCATTCCGCGGTGGCGCGCACGAATTCCTCTCCAAACCCTTCGACCTCGATGACGCGGTGGCGCTGGCCGCGCGCACGCTGCGCCCGGCGGCGATGCCGGCGGCCGCCACGCCCGTCGTCGACAGCAGCGCAGATGCGCTGATCGGCGACACCCCGCCGATGCGCGAGCTGTTCCGCGCGATCGGGCGCCTCGCGCAGGCGCCGCTCAACGTGCTCATCACCGGCGAGACCGGCACCGGCAAGGAACTGGTGGCGCGCGCGCTGCACCGCGAGTCGCCGCGCGCGCGGCGGCCCTTCATCGCCATGAACACCGCCGCGGTGCCGTCGGAACTGCTGGAAAGCGAACTGTTCGGGCACGAAGCCGGCGCGTTCACCGGCGCCCACAAGCGCCATGTCGGCCGCTTCGAGCAGGCCGATGGCGGCACGCTGTTCCTCGACGAGATCGGCGACATGCCGCTGCCGCTGCAGACACGGCTGCTGCGGGTGCTGGCGGAGGCGGAGTTCTTCCGCGTCGGCGGCCGCGAACTGATCCGCGTCGACGTGCGGGTGGTCGCCGCCACCCACCAGGACCTCGACGCGCTGGTCGCTGCCGGCCGTTTCCGCGCCGACCTGCTGCACCGGCTCGACGTGGTGCGCCTGCACCTGCCGCCGCTGCGCGCGCGCCGCGACGACGTGCCGACGCTGGCCGACGCCTTCCTCGCCGCTGCGGCGCAACGCTTCGCCGCACCGGTCAAGCGCCTCGACGCCGGCGCTCGCGAGCGCCTGCGCGCGCACGACTGGCCCGGCAATGTGCGCGAGCTGGAGAACCTGTGCTGGCGGCTGGCCGCCCTGGCACCGGCGGAGGTCATCGGCGCGGGCGACGTGCGTGCCGCGCTGTCGCCCGGACGTGCGGCGCAAGGTGGCGGGATCGCGGTGACATGGGACGATGCCCTCGCGGCCTGGGCGCGCGAACGCCTGGCCGCCGGCGAACCCGACCTGCATGCGCAGGCACGCGAACGCCTGGACCAGGTGCTGCTGGATGCCGCACTCGAACACACCGGCGGGCGGCGCAGCGAAGCCGCGGCCCGGCTCGGACTCGGCCGCAACACGCTCACCCGCAAGCTCGGCCCGCGGCGGCCTGCGCGGTAG
- a CDS encoding superoxide dismutase family protein, producing the protein MNFRPGLPCAVLLLSACAATPRTPSPPVPATPPPPVHATVGTAQEAFVPLASASGSLVSGRASLLAADGGVRVTGEVGGLVRNGAHGLQVHERGDCSAADASSAGAYFDPAAGADQRGVVAGAGTLRIVADAEGVARFDLQVPGAVLGGGAANDIAGRALVVSGATPGSFSARVACGVIRVVR; encoded by the coding sequence ATGAACTTCCGTCCCGGTCTTCCATGTGCCGTCCTGCTGCTGTCCGCCTGCGCCGCGACCCCGCGCACGCCGTCGCCACCGGTACCGGCAACACCGCCACCGCCGGTGCATGCCACGGTCGGCACCGCGCAGGAAGCATTCGTGCCGCTGGCATCGGCCTCCGGCAGCCTGGTCAGTGGACGTGCGTCGCTGCTCGCGGCGGACGGTGGCGTGCGTGTCACCGGCGAGGTCGGCGGGCTGGTGCGCAATGGCGCGCATGGCCTGCAGGTGCACGAGCGCGGCGACTGCAGCGCCGCCGATGCCAGCAGCGCCGGCGCCTATTTCGATCCCGCAGCCGGCGCCGACCAGCGCGGGGTAGTGGCCGGCGCCGGGACGCTGCGCATCGTCGCCGACGCCGAGGGCGTGGCGCGCTTCGACCTGCAGGTGCCGGGTGCGGTGCTTGGCGGCGGCGCGGCCAACGACATCGCCGGGCGCGCGCTGGTGGTCTCCGGAGCCACGCCGGGATCCTTCAGCGCACGGGTGGCCTGCGGGGTGATCCGCGTGGTGCGCTGA
- a CDS encoding superoxide dismutase family protein, whose product MRRILLLTPLVAAVAACSPADRGEGEMAADQPSASPQTAPLATSPADPAANADAQMMGGVNDLMAATVTLAPTAGNDVSGNLRFTRSGDGIRVSGDVRGLPAGGEHGFHVHENGDCSAPDATSAGGHFNPTSQPHGRAGEGDHHAGDSDNLQANDEGVASADHLLAGATLGDGAPTDIVGKAVIVHANPDDYTTQPTGNAGDRLACGVIEASAGR is encoded by the coding sequence ATGCGCAGGATCCTGCTGCTCACCCCGCTCGTCGCCGCTGTGGCCGCGTGTTCGCCGGCCGACCGTGGCGAAGGCGAAATGGCCGCCGACCAGCCGTCGGCCTCGCCGCAGACCGCGCCGCTGGCGACATCCCCGGCCGACCCGGCCGCCAATGCCGACGCGCAGATGATGGGTGGCGTCAACGACCTGATGGCCGCGACCGTCACCCTTGCTCCGACCGCCGGCAACGACGTCAGTGGCAACCTGCGCTTCACCCGCTCCGGCGACGGCATCCGCGTCAGCGGCGACGTGCGCGGCCTGCCCGCGGGCGGCGAGCACGGCTTCCACGTGCACGAGAACGGTGACTGCAGCGCACCGGATGCCACCAGCGCCGGCGGCCACTTCAACCCCACCTCGCAGCCGCACGGCCGCGCCGGCGAAGGCGACCACCACGCCGGCGACAGCGACAACCTGCAGGCCAACGACGAGGGCGTGGCCAGCGCCGACCATCTGCTGGCCGGTGCCACGCTGGGCGATGGCGCACCCACCGACATCGTCGGCAAGGCGGTCATCGTGCATGCCAACCCCGACGACTACACCACCCAGCCGACCGGCAACGCCGGTGACCGCCTGGCGTGTGGCGTGATCGAGGCAAGCGCCGGGCGTTGA
- a CDS encoding acetyl-CoA C-acetyltransferase, whose amino-acid sequence MPSGRPVAVLGGVRIPFCRQNSAYADVGNLGMSVRTLGALVEKFGLHGQQLGEVAMGAVIKHSSDWNLGREAALSSGLSALTPGITLQRACGTSLDSIITVANRIAVGQIESGIGGGADTTSDVPIVYGRALRRRLLAANAAKTPKDKLAAFRGFRLRELKPDFPGVAEPRTGKSMGEHCEDMAKEWSISRDSQDELAAASHHKLAAAYDRGFFDDLVVSFRGVARDNILRPDTSIEKLATLKPAFDRASGRGTLTAGNSTPLTDGAAACLLASDEWARAHGHVPLAYLRDAHVSAVDFVHGEGLLMAPTVAVAEMLRRNQLTLQDFDVYEIHEAFAAQVLCTLRAWESADYCRNRLGLDAPLGRIEPAKINPLGSSLATGHPFAATGARIIATAAKHLAERGGGRCLVSICTAGGMGVVAILER is encoded by the coding sequence ATGCCGTCAGGTCGTCCCGTCGCCGTTCTCGGTGGCGTCCGCATTCCCTTCTGCCGCCAGAACAGCGCCTACGCGGACGTCGGCAACCTCGGCATGTCGGTGCGGACCCTCGGCGCGCTGGTGGAGAAGTTCGGCCTGCACGGGCAGCAGCTGGGCGAGGTCGCGATGGGTGCGGTGATCAAGCACTCCAGCGACTGGAACCTCGGCCGCGAGGCGGCGCTGTCGTCGGGGCTGTCGGCTCTGACCCCGGGCATCACCCTGCAGCGTGCCTGCGGCACCTCGCTGGATTCGATCATCACCGTGGCCAACAGGATCGCCGTCGGCCAGATCGAATCGGGTATCGGCGGTGGCGCCGACACGACCTCCGACGTGCCGATAGTCTACGGCCGCGCACTGCGCCGGCGCCTGCTGGCGGCGAACGCGGCGAAGACGCCGAAGGACAAGCTGGCGGCGTTCCGCGGCTTCCGCCTGCGCGAACTCAAGCCGGACTTCCCGGGCGTGGCCGAGCCGCGCACCGGCAAGTCGATGGGCGAGCACTGCGAGGACATGGCCAAGGAGTGGAGCATCTCGCGCGACTCGCAGGACGAGCTCGCCGCCGCCTCGCACCACAAGCTTGCCGCCGCCTACGACCGCGGCTTCTTCGACGACCTGGTGGTGAGTTTCCGCGGCGTCGCGCGCGACAACATCCTGCGCCCGGACACCTCGATCGAGAAGCTTGCGACGCTCAAGCCCGCGTTCGACCGCGCTTCGGGGCGCGGCACGCTGACCGCCGGCAACTCCACCCCGCTCACCGACGGCGCCGCCGCCTGCCTGCTTGCGAGCGACGAATGGGCACGCGCGCATGGTCATGTTCCGCTGGCATATCTGCGCGATGCGCATGTGTCCGCTGTCGACTTCGTGCATGGCGAAGGCCTGCTGATGGCGCCCACGGTGGCGGTGGCGGAGATGCTCCGTCGCAACCAGCTGACGCTGCAGGACTTCGACGTCTACGAGATCCACGAGGCGTTCGCCGCGCAGGTGCTGTGCACGCTGCGTGCGTGGGAGAGCGCCGACTACTGCCGCAACCGGCTGGGCCTGGATGCGCCGCTGGGCCGCATCGAGCCGGCCAAGATCAATCCGCTGGGCTCGTCGCTGGCGACCGGCCATCCGTTCGCCGCGACCGGTGCGCGCATCATCGCCACCGCGGCCAAGCACCTCGCCGAGCGCGGCGGCGGCCGCTGCCTGGTGTCGATCTGCACCGCCGGCGGCATGGGCGTGGTGGCGATCCTCGAACGCTAG
- a CDS encoding heme biosynthesis HemY N-terminal domain-containing protein: protein MTVLRNVLFLLVLAVLGAFIAHMLLSGDTGHVLVRYGGYDYTASLVEAIGIALLVLLALWLVWALLSFPFRTWNRRRDRHARLRLPEGMVALHEGHYSRAEKLLAEAVDDPDTEAAARIAAVQAAWARGDGAAARRGLEGFGDRHPAARAIAAAELALADERPTDALVALDTPAAQPLPPRGLALRAEALAASGQAMQAYELLGALRQQHALPKERLDDLEARWAAASLREAEDQNLLASRWEALPKGVRADAPVTAAYAERAAALGWQEAATRSLEQALDTRWDEKLAIRYGALPLGRSEHRIATCERWLAKHPGSPALLLALARLSAEQSQWQRAEDYAHRAIDQGAGTGAWEVLGDAWLAQGDEGRARYAYANALRAGRGQPVAALPPRDSGAGTGTGTVMPLDGEVMRDRDLDPPLR from the coding sequence ATGACTGTCCTTCGCAACGTGCTGTTCCTGCTGGTACTCGCGGTGCTGGGCGCGTTCATTGCGCACATGCTGCTGTCGGGCGACACCGGCCATGTGCTGGTGCGCTATGGCGGCTACGACTACACCGCCAGCCTGGTCGAGGCGATCGGCATCGCGCTGCTGGTATTGCTGGCGCTGTGGCTGGTGTGGGCACTGCTGAGCTTTCCGTTCCGCACCTGGAACCGGCGCCGCGACCGCCACGCGCGCCTGCGCCTGCCCGAGGGCATGGTCGCCCTGCACGAGGGCCACTACAGCCGCGCCGAGAAGCTGCTGGCCGAGGCGGTCGATGACCCCGACACCGAGGCCGCGGCACGCATCGCCGCGGTGCAGGCGGCATGGGCGCGCGGCGACGGTGCCGCTGCGCGCCGTGGCCTGGAGGGTTTCGGCGACCGGCATCCTGCCGCACGCGCCATCGCTGCCGCCGAGCTCGCGCTGGCCGACGAACGTCCCACCGATGCACTGGTCGCGCTGGACACCCCCGCGGCGCAGCCGTTGCCGCCACGCGGGCTGGCGTTGCGCGCGGAAGCGCTCGCCGCGTCCGGCCAGGCGATGCAGGCCTACGAACTGCTCGGTGCCTTGCGCCAGCAGCACGCCCTGCCGAAGGAGCGGCTCGACGATCTCGAGGCACGCTGGGCGGCCGCGTCGCTGCGCGAGGCCGAGGACCAGAACCTGCTGGCATCGCGCTGGGAGGCACTGCCCAAGGGCGTGCGTGCCGACGCACCGGTGACCGCCGCCTATGCCGAACGCGCGGCCGCACTGGGCTGGCAGGAAGCGGCCACCCGCAGCCTCGAACAGGCGCTGGACACGCGCTGGGACGAGAAGCTTGCGATCCGCTATGGCGCATTGCCGCTGGGCCGTAGCGAACACCGCATCGCCACCTGCGAGCGCTGGCTGGCGAAGCACCCGGGCAGCCCGGCCCTGCTGCTGGCGCTGGCACGGCTGTCCGCGGAGCAGTCGCAGTGGCAGCGCGCCGAGGACTACGCGCATCGCGCGATCGACCAGGGCGCCGGCACCGGCGCCTGGGAAGTGCTGGGCGATGCGTGGCTGGCACAGGGCGACGAGGGCCGTGCCCGCTATGCCTACGCGAATGCGCTGCGCGCCGGCCGCGGACAGCCGGTGGCCGCACTGCCGCCACGCGACAGCGGCGCCGGCACGGGCACGGGCACGGTGATGCCGCTGGATGGCGAGGTGATGCGCGACCGCGACCTGGATCCGCCGCTGCGGTAG
- a CDS encoding uroporphyrinogen-III synthase, with product MPHASVPAVPERPASYVISLRPAGEHATLERAAAAHGLGLIALSPWRIVHRDDPAARTALAAALDAPVTIFTSPPAVAAAAALMPLAGAGARLAVGAGTCAALRAAGVANAAAPERQDSEGLLAMPQVDAAAVRGRIVGLVTAPGGRGQIAAELVARGARVVRADVYVRDPLPLDTAAIAQLLDTGDAPLLLPLTSGEALQRVLEALPGPAARRLRSARVVAASERLADLARASGFAHARAAHSPQPEALLAAAMALP from the coding sequence ATGCCGCATGCCAGTGTTCCCGCCGTGCCCGAGCGGCCGGCATCCTACGTGATCTCGCTGCGCCCGGCGGGCGAACACGCGACCCTCGAGCGCGCCGCCGCCGCCCATGGCCTGGGCCTGATCGCGCTCTCGCCGTGGCGGATCGTGCATCGCGACGATCCCGCGGCACGTACCGCGCTGGCCGCCGCGCTGGATGCGCCGGTCACGATCTTCACCAGCCCGCCCGCGGTGGCAGCTGCCGCCGCGCTGATGCCGCTGGCCGGTGCCGGCGCGCGCCTGGCCGTGGGGGCCGGCACCTGCGCGGCCTTGCGCGCCGCCGGCGTCGCCAACGCCGCTGCGCCCGAGCGCCAGGACAGCGAAGGACTGCTGGCGATGCCCCAGGTGGACGCCGCCGCGGTGCGCGGCCGCATCGTCGGCCTGGTGACCGCCCCGGGCGGCCGCGGTCAGATCGCTGCCGAACTGGTCGCGCGCGGCGCCCGGGTGGTGCGCGCCGATGTCTATGTGCGTGATCCGCTGCCGCTCGACACTGCGGCGATCGCGCAGCTGCTCGACACCGGTGATGCCCCGCTGCTGCTGCCGCTGACCAGTGGCGAGGCGCTGCAGCGCGTGCTCGAGGCCTTGCCCGGGCCCGCCGCGCGCCGCCTGCGCTCGGCACGGGTGGTTGCGGCCAGCGAACGCCTGGCCGATCTCGCCCGCGCATCGGGCTTCGCCCACGCGCGCGCGGCCCACAGCCCGCAGCCGGAAGCGCTGCTGGCGGCGGCGATGGCGTTGCCCTGA
- a CDS encoding YiiD C-terminal domain-containing protein — protein MTAPITADPAALERLQAHFDGMPPVAAMQVGVTGWDGDCLRLSAPLATHVNDKGCAFGGSLVSLATLAAWGLVTLQVEAAGLDADVFVAATEVRYRAPLFADLHAQARLEEGAWPDFIDTLRTRGRASTWLVASVPLPDGGIATEARLRYAAILRAPVSAPGQAD, from the coding sequence ATGACCGCACCGATCACTGCCGACCCCGCCGCCCTCGAGCGCCTGCAGGCGCACTTCGACGGCATGCCGCCGGTCGCGGCGATGCAGGTCGGCGTCACCGGCTGGGACGGCGACTGCCTGCGGCTGTCGGCACCGCTGGCCACGCACGTCAACGACAAGGGTTGCGCGTTCGGCGGCAGCCTGGTGTCGCTGGCAACCCTTGCCGCCTGGGGCCTGGTGACCCTGCAGGTGGAGGCGGCCGGGCTGGACGCCGATGTCTTCGTCGCCGCCACCGAGGTGCGCTACCGCGCGCCGCTGTTCGCCGACCTCCACGCGCAGGCGCGGCTGGAGGAGGGCGCGTGGCCGGACTTCATCGACACCCTGCGTACGCGCGGCCGCGCCAGCACCTGGCTGGTCGCTTCGGTCCCGCTGCCCGACGGTGGCATCGCCACCGAGGCACGCTTGCGCTACGCGGCGATCCTGCGTGCGCCGGTTTCCGCGCCGGGGCAGGCCGACTAA
- a CDS encoding rhodanese-like domain-containing protein has translation MTFEELLAFAGRNHLLALALAGITLALIWTEIARLTRGFKGLRPAELTVLVNRENALVVDLRPSGDFEKGHIPGSKNVQMSQFDPENKQLAAARALPVVLVCKTGQTANTAAKRLKKAGFEQVYVLEGGIGAWQQADLPLKRGR, from the coding sequence GTGACTTTCGAAGAACTGCTGGCATTTGCCGGCCGCAACCACCTGCTCGCGTTGGCGCTGGCCGGCATCACGCTGGCCCTGATCTGGACCGAGATCGCCCGCCTGACGCGCGGCTTCAAGGGTCTGCGCCCCGCCGAGCTGACCGTGCTGGTCAACCGCGAGAACGCGCTGGTGGTCGACCTGCGCCCCAGCGGCGACTTCGAGAAGGGGCATATCCCCGGCTCGAAGAACGTGCAGATGAGCCAGTTCGATCCCGAGAACAAACAGCTCGCCGCGGCCCGCGCGCTGCCGGTGGTGCTGGTGTGCAAGACCGGCCAGACCGCCAACACGGCCGCCAAGCGGCTGAAGAAGGCCGGCTTCGAGCAGGTCTACGTGCTCGAGGGCGGCATCGGCGCCTGGCAGCAGGCCGACCTGCCGCTCAAGCGCGGCCGCTGA
- the secB gene encoding protein-export chaperone SecB has product MSEQDNVAANGAAAPAQPAGAQFTVEKIYVKDVSFESPKAPQIFNEQAQPQLNMSLNQSVQRVGDNGYEVVLKITLTCSLAEDNTVYVAEVAQAGVFGLAGFEPNVLDAMLGTHCPNVLYPYARQLLGELIQAGGFPPFLLQPINFDALYAEGLRQRSGQQAGDGTEIVGNA; this is encoded by the coding sequence ATGTCCGAGCAAGACAACGTCGCCGCCAATGGCGCCGCCGCCCCCGCGCAGCCCGCCGGCGCGCAGTTCACCGTCGAGAAGATCTACGTCAAGGACGTGTCCTTCGAGTCGCCCAAGGCGCCCCAGATCTTCAACGAGCAGGCGCAGCCGCAGCTCAACATGAGCCTCAACCAGAGCGTGCAGCGGGTGGGCGACAACGGCTACGAGGTCGTGCTCAAGATCACCCTGACCTGCTCGCTGGCCGAGGACAACACCGTCTACGTCGCCGAAGTCGCGCAGGCCGGCGTGTTCGGCCTGGCCGGTTTCGAGCCCAACGTGCTCGACGCCATGCTCGGCACCCACTGCCCGAACGTGCTGTACCCGTACGCGCGCCAGCTGCTGGGCGAGCTGATCCAGGCCGGTGGCTTCCCGCCGTTCCTGCTGCAGCCGATCAACTTCGACGCGCTGTATGCCGAAGGCCTGCGCCAGCGCTCCGGCCAGCAGGCCGGCGACGGCACCGAGATCGTCGGCAACGCCTGA
- a CDS encoding NAD(P)H-dependent glycerol-3-phosphate dehydrogenase, translated as MVSRPHVAVLGAGSWGTALAALIARHDVPTVLWGRDAQAVEAIDRDHVNARYLPGIALPESLRATADLGRALDGAGLVLVVVPSHAFAETLRAIAPLRPHAAGVAWATKGFEPGSGRFLHEVAAEVLGPHVPLAVVTGPSFAKEVALGLPTALTVHAHDEAFAEQVAGVLHGPAFRAYTGSDMSGAELGGAMKNVLAVATGVADGMGLGLNARAGLVTRGLNEMLRLNMAMGGRPETLMGLAGLGDLVLTATGDLSRNRRLGLALGRGQPLEEAVREIGQVVESVQTADEVMRLADRHGVDLPIAANVRDVLHGDITPAEGVARLMARERKSEYPAKLFG; from the coding sequence ATGGTGTCGCGACCGCATGTCGCGGTGCTGGGCGCGGGCTCCTGGGGCACCGCGCTCGCCGCCCTGATCGCCCGCCATGACGTCCCCACCGTGCTGTGGGGACGCGATGCGCAGGCGGTCGAGGCGATCGACCGCGACCACGTCAATGCCCGCTACCTGCCGGGCATCGCCCTGCCGGAGTCCCTGCGTGCAACCGCCGACCTCGGCCGCGCCCTCGACGGGGCCGGCCTGGTGCTGGTGGTGGTGCCATCGCACGCGTTCGCGGAAACGCTGCGCGCGATCGCACCGCTGCGCCCGCATGCTGCCGGCGTGGCCTGGGCGACCAAGGGCTTCGAGCCCGGATCCGGGCGCTTCCTGCACGAGGTCGCCGCCGAGGTGCTCGGCCCCCACGTGCCGCTGGCGGTGGTGACCGGCCCGTCGTTCGCCAAGGAGGTCGCGCTCGGGTTGCCGACCGCGCTCACCGTGCATGCGCACGACGAGGCCTTCGCCGAGCAGGTGGCCGGGGTGCTGCACGGCCCGGCCTTCCGTGCCTACACCGGCAGCGACATGAGCGGCGCCGAACTTGGCGGCGCGATGAAGAACGTGCTGGCGGTGGCCACCGGCGTCGCCGACGGCATGGGCCTGGGCCTCAACGCCCGCGCCGGCCTGGTGACCCGCGGTCTCAACGAGATGCTGCGCCTCAACATGGCGATGGGCGGCCGCCCGGAAACCCTGATGGGCCTGGCCGGGCTGGGCGACCTGGTGCTGACCGCCACCGGCGACCTCTCGCGCAACCGCCGCCTCGGGCTTGCACTGGGCCGCGGCCAGCCGCTGGAGGAAGCGGTGCGCGAGATCGGCCAGGTGGTGGAGTCGGTACAGACCGCCGACGAGGTCATGCGCCTGGCCGACCGCCATGGCGTCGACCTGCCGATCGCCGCGAACGTGCGCGATGTCCTGCATGGCGACATCACCCCCGCCGAAGGCGTCGCCCGCCTGATGGCCCGCGAGCGCAAGTCCGAATACCCGGCAAAGCTGTTCGGCTGA
- a CDS encoding diffusible signal factor-reguated Ax21 faimly protein, with protein MKASLLALGLAVALPFAASAQSASALSYNYVEAGYIATNNSDSDADGFAARGSVAFHPNFHVFGGFQRQDIDNTPVDFDEWRVGIGYNHGISPNADLVTRVAYEKFDAGRDIFGNNYEADGFSVEVGLRGALAPQFEGYAMAGYEDFDGIYGDDFYGRLGAQWKFTPNWGVSGDVKFAGGDTQWFVGPRFTW; from the coding sequence ATCAAGGCTTCCCTGCTCGCCCTCGGCCTGGCCGTGGCCCTGCCGTTCGCCGCGTCCGCGCAGTCGGCATCCGCGCTGTCCTACAACTATGTCGAAGCCGGCTACATCGCCACCAACAATTCGGACAGCGACGCCGACGGCTTCGCCGCGCGGGGCTCGGTCGCGTTCCACCCGAACTTCCATGTGTTCGGTGGCTTCCAGCGCCAGGACATCGACAACACCCCGGTCGACTTCGACGAGTGGCGCGTCGGCATCGGCTACAACCACGGCATCTCCCCGAATGCCGACCTGGTGACCCGGGTGGCCTACGAGAAGTTCGATGCCGGCCGCGACATCTTCGGCAACAACTACGAAGCCGACGGCTTCAGCGTCGAGGTCGGCCTGCGCGGTGCGCTGGCCCCGCAGTTCGAAGGCTATGCGATGGCCGGCTACGAGGACTTCGACGGCATCTACGGCGACGATTTCTACGGCCGCCTGGGCGCACAGTGGAAGTTCACCCCGAACTGGGGCGTGTCCGGCGACGTGAAGTTCGCCGGCGGCGACACCCAGTGGTTCGTCGGTCCGCGCTTCACCTGGTAA
- a CDS encoding OBAP family protein produces the protein MRRICCPVILALGLAACGGGDTESAVDTPGADESPKTRVLEAGAAVLQDKPPIDAINAYLDGFHFYNGRMEAQMEAHHYCSHLNEDVIQCVIYDGNVGDAKLMGVEYIVSERLFAALPESEKPLWHSHSYEVKSGTLVAPGIPEIAEDELMEKLVGTYGKTWHTWHTDLDKELPYGVPQLMMGFTADGQSDPAMVAARDERLGVDGHAKRERRADIVVPPVLPGANAWEQGNVIQLDDPTGHEHGRSGATPPAGTDPAERNASSQTGGETTAPAE, from the coding sequence ATGCGCCGTATCTGCTGCCCCGTGATCCTCGCCCTCGGTCTAGCTGCCTGTGGCGGCGGCGACACCGAATCCGCCGTGGACACCCCCGGAGCGGACGAATCGCCGAAGACGCGGGTGCTCGAAGCCGGTGCCGCGGTGCTGCAGGACAAGCCTCCGATCGATGCGATCAATGCCTACCTCGACGGCTTCCACTTCTACAACGGGCGGATGGAGGCGCAGATGGAGGCGCACCACTACTGCTCGCACCTCAACGAGGACGTCATCCAGTGCGTGATCTACGACGGCAACGTCGGCGACGCCAAGCTGATGGGGGTGGAGTACATCGTCAGCGAGCGGCTGTTCGCGGCGCTGCCCGAGAGCGAGAAGCCGCTGTGGCACAGCCATTCGTACGAAGTGAAGTCGGGCACGCTGGTCGCGCCCGGCATTCCGGAAATTGCCGAGGACGAGCTGATGGAGAAGCTCGTCGGCACGTACGGCAAGACCTGGCACACCTGGCATACCGACCTCGACAAGGAACTGCCGTACGGCGTGCCGCAGCTGATGATGGGCTTTACCGCCGATGGCCAGTCCGACCCGGCGATGGTGGCCGCGCGCGACGAGCGCCTCGGGGTGGACGGTCACGCCAAGCGCGAGCGCCGCGCCGATATCGTCGTGCCGCCGGTGCTGCCGGGTGCGAATGCGTGGGAGCAGGGCAACGTGATCCAGCTCGACGATCCCACCGGGCACGAGCACGGTCGCAGCGGTGCGACGCCACCGGCGGGGACCGATCCCGCGGAGCGCAATGCGAGTTCGCAGACCGGAGGTGAGACGACCGCACCCGCGGAGTGA
- a CDS encoding DNA-3-methyladenine glycosylase yields MPFPLPAHWTLLPRDFYRRHPTEVAPQLLNRILVRDDGRAGRIVEVEAYAGSEDPAAHSHRGPTRRNATMFGEPGHLYVYFTYGMHWGSNAVCGDVGEGAGVLLRAIEPLQGLDLIRAARPGARRDRDLANGPGKLSQAMGITGDFDGADLVAPDRGIAIVDDGTPPPATPAVGPRIGISQAIDFHWRWHVPGHPHVPRWRPHPSAPRKRRTPPE; encoded by the coding sequence ATGCCCTTTCCATTGCCCGCGCACTGGACGCTGCTGCCCCGCGACTTCTACCGCCGCCATCCAACGGAAGTGGCGCCGCAGCTGCTCAACAGGATCCTTGTTCGCGATGACGGCCGCGCCGGCCGCATCGTCGAGGTCGAGGCCTATGCCGGCAGCGAGGATCCCGCCGCGCATTCGCACCGCGGCCCGACCCGGCGCAATGCCACGATGTTCGGAGAGCCCGGCCACCTGTATGTCTACTTCACCTACGGCATGCACTGGGGCAGCAACGCGGTGTGCGGCGATGTCGGCGAGGGCGCCGGCGTGCTGCTACGGGCGATCGAACCGCTGCAGGGGCTCGACCTGATCCGCGCCGCACGGCCGGGCGCGCGCCGCGACCGCGATCTCGCCAACGGCCCGGGCAAGCTCTCGCAGGCGATGGGCATCACCGGCGACTTCGACGGCGCCGACCTCGTCGCGCCCGACCGCGGCATCGCCATCGTCGACGATGGCACCCCGCCGCCCGCAACGCCTGCGGTCGGGCCGCGCATCGGCATCAGCCAGGCCATCGATTTCCACTGGCGCTGGCACGTGCCGGGTCATCCGCACGTGCCGCGTTGGCGGCCGCATCCATCAGCCCCGCGCAAGCGGCGAACGCCACCCGAGTGA